In Marivirga salinae, a single window of DNA contains:
- a CDS encoding ParA family protein, with product MGKVIAIANQKGGVGKTTSAINLAASLAALEYKTLIVDADPQANSTSGIGYNPKEIENSIYECMVDEVDAQDIIVETDLDYLHILPSHINLVGAEVEMVNIKNREERMRTALKKVRKKYDFIIIDCSPSLGLITINALTAADSVIIPVQCEYFALEGLGKLLNTIKIIQTRLNKELEIEGILLTMYDVRLNLSNQVVDEVKQHFSKMVFETLIPRNIKLSESPSFGLPAIAHDAESKGAISYLNLAKEIINNNGLGK from the coding sequence ATGGGTAAAGTAATTGCAATTGCTAATCAAAAAGGAGGAGTAGGTAAAACCACATCAGCTATTAATCTTGCAGCAAGTTTGGCTGCTTTAGAATATAAAACGCTGATTGTTGATGCCGACCCACAGGCCAATTCTACTTCTGGAATAGGTTACAACCCAAAAGAAATCGAAAACAGCATATACGAATGTATGGTGGATGAGGTTGATGCTCAGGACATCATAGTGGAAACTGATTTAGATTACTTGCATATTTTACCGTCTCATATCAACTTAGTGGGAGCTGAAGTTGAAATGGTAAATATTAAAAACCGAGAAGAAAGAATGCGTACTGCACTTAAGAAAGTGCGTAAAAAATATGATTTCATAATTATTGATTGCTCTCCTTCTTTAGGATTGATCACAATCAATGCCCTAACAGCTGCTGACTCAGTTATCATACCTGTTCAGTGCGAATATTTTGCATTGGAAGGATTAGGTAAATTGCTCAATACAATTAAGATTATCCAAACACGTTTGAACAAAGAATTGGAAATCGAAGGAATATTATTAACCATGTATGATGTGCGTTTAAACCTATCAAACCAAGTGGTGGATGAGGTAAAACAGCATTTTAGTAAAATGGTATTTGAAACTTTGATTCCTAGGAATATTAAATTGAGCGAATCTCCAAGTTTTGGATTACCAGCTATTGCCCACGATGCTGAAAGCAAAGGAGCAATTAGCTATTTAAATTTAGCAAAAGAAATTATTAACAATAACGGATTAGGAAAATAG
- a CDS encoding NAD(P)H-dependent glycerol-3-phosphate dehydrogenase, translating to MASKNMFEKPIGVVGAGSFGLSVANLLAENSKVLLYARNPEALESINQKREWNSYPIHQNIKAIDDLEQLAKTCDIIFPVVPSANFREMMKSLSPFLHPYHILIHGTKGLNLNLPEGKTLDNMQVLERHHIKTMSELIMDESVVVRVGCLAGPNLAKEIAQGLPAATVVASPFNEVIQLGQQLLRSDRFQVYGNPDLIGIELCGVLKNIIAIASGALTGLGLGENARSLLISRGMAEMIYLGKALGGDVRSFIGLAGIGDLMATSHSTLSRNFTVGRRLAEGESLGDILGDMQEVAEGVNTIMIAKKIAESFKVRAPITEILHRVLFEGLTMEEAVQYLMKYPLNVDVDFI from the coding sequence ATGGCCTCGAAAAACATGTTTGAAAAACCGATAGGTGTTGTAGGAGCTGGAAGTTTCGGACTTTCTGTGGCTAATCTTTTAGCTGAAAATTCTAAAGTGTTACTCTATGCCAGAAATCCTGAAGCACTAGAGAGCATCAACCAAAAAAGAGAATGGAACAGTTATCCAATTCATCAAAATATAAAAGCTATTGATGATTTGGAACAATTAGCGAAAACCTGCGATATCATTTTTCCAGTGGTTCCTTCAGCAAATTTTAGAGAGATGATGAAAAGTCTTTCTCCCTTTCTTCATCCTTATCATATTTTAATCCATGGAACAAAAGGTTTAAACCTAAATCTGCCTGAAGGCAAAACATTGGATAATATGCAGGTTCTTGAAAGACATCATATTAAAACTATGAGTGAGCTTATCATGGATGAAAGCGTTGTGGTGAGAGTTGGATGTCTTGCAGGGCCTAATTTGGCAAAAGAAATTGCTCAAGGATTGCCTGCAGCTACAGTAGTGGCCAGTCCTTTCAATGAAGTAATCCAATTAGGACAGCAATTACTGCGAAGTGATCGGTTTCAAGTGTATGGAAATCCAGATTTAATAGGAATTGAACTTTGTGGAGTTTTAAAAAATATAATAGCAATAGCTTCAGGTGCATTAACAGGATTAGGCTTAGGAGAAAATGCTCGCTCATTATTGATTAGCCGAGGAATGGCGGAAATGATTTACTTAGGCAAAGCATTAGGTGGAGATGTTCGATCATTTATAGGACTAGCAGGAATAGGCGATTTAATGGCTACCTCCCACTCTACTTTAAGTAGAAACTTCACCGTTGGGAGACGATTGGCTGAAGGCGAAAGCTTAGGTGATATTTTGGGAGATATGCAAGAAGTTGCGGAAGGAGTAAATACCATCATGATTGCTAAAAAAATTGCAGAAAGTTTTAAGGTTCGCGCCCCAATAACTGAAATATTGCATAGAGTGCTGTTTGAAGGACTTACAATGGAAGAAGCTGTACAATATTTAATGAAATATCCGCTTAATGTAGATGTGGATTTTATATAA
- a CDS encoding cystathionine gamma-synthase, producing MSKSNKYRFGTKAIHAGVEPDSATGAIMTPIYQTSTYVQSSPGEHKGYDYSRSQNPTREALEKSIAALENADYGHCFASGLAAIDAVIKTLKPGDEVISTNDLYGGTYRIFTQIFQDFGIHFHFIDMLEASNIEKHITEKTKLIWVETPTNPMMNIIDIKTAANIAKKSNVLLCVDNTFSTPYLQNPLDLGADLVMHSLTKYIAGHSDVIMGALATNNKELSEKLAFIQKASGAVPGPQDCFLVLRGIKTLHLRMQRHCENGAGVANFLKSHPKVDKVFWPGFKSHPNHDIASRQMHDFGGMISFSLKENSVAAATEILKKFELFTLAESLGGVESLSGHPATMTHASIPKAERDKIGLSDSLIRLSVGVEDLEDLIQDLKQALS from the coding sequence ATGAGTAAGTCCAATAAGTACAGATTTGGTACCAAAGCCATACATGCTGGTGTTGAGCCTGACTCAGCAACTGGAGCCATCATGACTCCTATTTATCAGACCTCTACTTATGTTCAATCATCTCCAGGAGAGCATAAAGGCTATGATTACAGTCGTTCACAAAACCCCACTCGTGAAGCTTTAGAAAAAAGCATTGCGGCTTTGGAAAATGCAGATTATGGACATTGCTTTGCCTCTGGACTTGCTGCAATAGATGCTGTTATCAAAACATTAAAACCGGGTGATGAGGTAATTAGCACTAATGACCTTTATGGTGGAACTTACAGAATCTTCACTCAAATATTTCAAGACTTCGGCATTCATTTTCATTTCATTGATATGTTAGAAGCTTCAAATATCGAAAAACATATCACAGAAAAAACTAAATTGATTTGGGTAGAAACTCCTACCAACCCAATGATGAATATCATTGACATAAAGACCGCTGCAAATATTGCCAAGAAAAGCAATGTGTTACTATGTGTTGATAACACTTTCTCTACTCCTTACTTGCAGAATCCTTTGGATTTAGGTGCGGATCTAGTCATGCATTCTTTAACTAAATATATAGCCGGGCATTCGGATGTAATTATGGGGGCATTGGCTACAAACAATAAAGAATTATCTGAAAAATTAGCATTTATTCAAAAAGCAAGTGGTGCTGTACCCGGTCCGCAAGACTGTTTCTTAGTTTTAAGAGGAATCAAAACTTTACACCTCAGAATGCAAAGGCATTGTGAAAACGGAGCTGGAGTAGCAAACTTCTTAAAATCACATCCTAAAGTAGACAAAGTATTTTGGCCAGGATTTAAATCACATCCAAATCATGATATTGCAAGTAGGCAAATGCATGATTTCGGAGGAATGATTTCTTTTAGTTTAAAAGAAAATTCTGTAGCTGCAGCTACAGAAATCTTAAAGAAATTTGAGCTGTTTACTTTAGCAGAATCATTGGGAGGAGTTGAATCATTAAGTGGACATCCTGCAACAATGACGCATGCCAGCATACCAAAAGCCGAGCGGGATAAAATAGGACTATCCGATTCTCTAATTCGATTGAGCGTTGGAGTTGAAGATTTAGAGGATTTAATTCAAGATTTAAAGCAAGCATTATCATAA
- a CDS encoding mechanosensitive ion channel family protein, translating into MRYFLILFIFFSYSSFSQNEDANTLPPNSLSSPKATVNTFLQNLQEDDFHPQIASKTLNPEYLKGKDAELIITQLKQVLDGAGVLIEIDEIPENPNYSDSSGLKRYYLSEFEFPQIYLEKSDEKWYFSKKTINKVQELHQQVYPFGTDKLMNILPKMGAQKILGLHTWQYISILILIVICVLIHKILSWFFDWLIYQLLKNKGYGNIAHDYIMPVARPFSLLIIVGILIIMIPVLQLPITFNHYFILLLRALLPLFGTMMAYKLVDILGEYMMKKAAQTETTMDDQIVPILKRVLKIFVIIIGFLYILNNLRFDITALLAGISIGGLAFALAAQDTIKNFFGSLMILFDKPFQIGDWVTAGDIDGTVEEVGFRSTRVRTFRNSLITVPNGKLADMAVDNHGLRKYRRFYTTITITYDTPPHLIEAFTEGLKKIVDDHPKTWKDFYNIYFNNMSAYSLDIMFYVFLDVPTWGEELKYKEELLLSIMKLAKELGINFAFPTQTLHMENFPGQPSLSPEYQEKNQVSEKLKNLFPPSNPK; encoded by the coding sequence ATGAGATATTTTTTAATACTATTTATATTTTTTTCCTATAGTTCTTTTAGTCAAAATGAAGATGCTAATACTTTACCCCCCAATAGTTTATCATCTCCAAAAGCAACAGTCAATACCTTTCTACAAAACCTGCAGGAAGATGATTTTCATCCACAAATTGCATCAAAAACGCTAAATCCTGAATACCTCAAAGGGAAAGATGCTGAGTTAATCATTACCCAGCTCAAGCAAGTATTGGATGGGGCTGGTGTTTTGATCGAAATAGATGAAATTCCAGAAAACCCAAACTACTCTGATTCCTCCGGCCTCAAAAGATACTATTTATCTGAATTTGAATTCCCTCAAATTTACCTTGAAAAAAGTGATGAAAAATGGTATTTCAGTAAAAAGACTATTAATAAGGTACAAGAACTACATCAACAAGTTTATCCATTCGGCACTGACAAATTAATGAATATTTTGCCCAAAATGGGTGCTCAGAAAATCTTAGGACTACATACCTGGCAATATATTAGCATTCTGATTTTAATTGTTATTTGCGTGCTAATTCATAAAATATTAAGCTGGTTTTTTGATTGGTTAATTTATCAATTACTGAAAAACAAAGGCTATGGAAATATTGCGCATGATTATATTATGCCCGTAGCAAGACCATTTAGTCTCTTAATTATTGTTGGAATTTTAATCATCATGATTCCTGTCTTACAGCTACCTATTACCTTCAATCATTATTTTATTTTATTGCTAAGGGCATTATTACCGCTTTTTGGTACCATGATGGCTTACAAATTAGTGGATATTTTGGGCGAATACATGATGAAGAAAGCTGCCCAAACTGAAACTACAATGGACGACCAGATTGTCCCTATCCTTAAGAGAGTATTGAAAATCTTCGTCATTATTATTGGTTTCCTGTATATCCTCAACAATTTAAGATTTGATATTACTGCCCTTCTTGCAGGTATCTCAATTGGTGGTTTGGCTTTTGCTTTAGCAGCGCAAGATACCATCAAAAATTTCTTTGGCTCATTAATGATTCTATTTGACAAGCCATTTCAAATTGGCGATTGGGTAACTGCAGGTGATATTGATGGAACTGTAGAGGAAGTTGGTTTTCGTTCAACAAGAGTAAGGACATTCAGAAACTCATTGATTACTGTACCAAATGGCAAGTTAGCTGATATGGCGGTGGATAATCATGGTTTAAGAAAATACAGAAGATTTTACACCACTATTACTATTACTTATGACACTCCACCACATCTAATTGAAGCATTTACTGAAGGCTTGAAGAAGATAGTTGATGACCACCCAAAAACCTGGAAAGATTTTTACAATATCTATTTTAATAATATGTCTGCCTATTCTCTAGACATCATGTTTTATGTTTTTCTTGATGTACCAACTTGGGGAGAAGAATTGAAATATAAAGAAGAATTATTGTTGAGCATAATGAAATTAGCCAAGGAACTAGGGATCAATTTTGCTTTCCCAACGCAAACTTTGCATATGGAAAACTTCCCTGGGCAGCCCTCGTTATCTCCTGAATACCAAGAAAAAAATCAGGTGTCGGAAAAGTTGAAAAACTTGTTCCCTCCTTCAAATCCAAAATAA